One genomic segment of Catalinimonas alkaloidigena includes these proteins:
- a CDS encoding isoaspartyl peptidase/L-asparaginase family protein, protein MTQRRSFLKKISAATFGIGNLAALRPVFGYSVNRQAKKPVVVSTWRHGLAANEGAWQILSAGGSALDAVEAGVKVTEAEDNLSVGYGGLPDRDGRVTLDACIMDEKGECGAVACLEEIMHPVSVARLVMEKTPHVMLVGEGAQQFALDQGFEKQNLLTEKAEKAWKEWLVEAEYKPIINIENHDTIGMLALDEAGNLSGACTTSGLAYKMHGRVGDSPIIGAGLYVDNEVGAATATGMGEAIIKICGAHLIVELMRQGYTPQEACEVAIKRISKQKNAKDIQIGFLALGKNGEVGSYALHKGFDYAMYAGDKNTMTDVGSFYR, encoded by the coding sequence ATGACACAAAGAAGATCATTTTTAAAGAAAATATCTGCTGCTACATTTGGAATAGGTAATCTGGCTGCTTTAAGACCGGTATTTGGGTATTCTGTGAACAGGCAAGCCAAGAAACCTGTAGTGGTCTCTACCTGGCGGCATGGATTGGCTGCCAACGAAGGTGCCTGGCAAATACTTTCAGCGGGAGGCAGTGCCTTAGATGCAGTAGAAGCAGGGGTGAAAGTCACTGAGGCTGAAGATAACCTGAGCGTAGGCTATGGTGGGTTACCTGATCGTGATGGGCGGGTAACTTTGGATGCCTGCATCATGGATGAAAAGGGGGAGTGCGGTGCTGTAGCTTGCCTGGAGGAGATCATGCATCCGGTATCTGTGGCCAGATTAGTCATGGAAAAGACTCCCCACGTAATGCTGGTAGGTGAAGGGGCCCAGCAATTTGCATTAGATCAGGGCTTTGAGAAACAAAATCTGCTCACTGAAAAAGCAGAAAAAGCCTGGAAGGAATGGTTGGTAGAGGCCGAGTATAAACCCATTATCAACATAGAGAATCATGATACAATAGGCATGCTTGCTCTGGATGAAGCAGGAAACTTATCAGGAGCCTGTACTACCAGCGGCTTGGCTTACAAAATGCATGGCAGAGTCGGTGACTCACCTATCATAGGGGCAGGCTTATATGTAGACAATGAGGTAGGGGCAGCTACTGCTACTGGTATGGGAGAAGCCATTATCAAAATATGTGGTGCACATTTGATTGTAGAACTGATGCGTCAGGGTTACACCCCTCAGGAGGCATGCGAGGTAGCGATCAAGCGTATTTCTAAGCAGAAAAATGCCAAAGATATCCAGATTGGATTTCTGGCACTTGGTAAAAACGGAGAGGTTGGTTCATATGCTTTACACAAAGGCTTTGATTACGCCATGTATGCAGGAGATAAAAATACCATGACAGATGTGGGCAGTTTTTACCGATAA